In Lates calcarifer isolate ASB-BC8 linkage group LG23, TLL_Latcal_v3, whole genome shotgun sequence, a single genomic region encodes these proteins:
- the cpped1 gene encoding LOW QUALITY PROTEIN: serine/threonine-protein phosphatase CPPED1 (The sequence of the model RefSeq protein was modified relative to this genomic sequence to represent the inferred CDS: deleted 1 base in 1 codon) produces the protein MAESEDIFLRAKHRAFSGLTEDAEREWTGPFCFIQAADPQLGLMKAWRVGDCDGGGDEWAEEVELTKQAVEAVNQLRPRPRFMVLCGDLVHAMPDTPFREGQERDLKAALKGTDPSIPLVFVSGNHDLGNTPTPSTVEQYCSAWGDDYFSFWVGGVLCLVLNSQLFYDASACPKLKEAQETWLEEQLSRASSSSSSTEPKPKHILVFQHIPLYLKSPDEEDDYFNLQRAVRQNLLDRFRKAGVKAVFSGHYHRNAGTRHGGLDMVVSSAIGCQLGNDTHGVRVVVVTADDVIHRYHSLEQLRARGMDEDLRKLLQA, from the exons ATGCAGAGCGTGAGTGGACGGGACCATTTTGCTTCATCCAGGCC GCAGACCCCCAACTTGGGTTGATGAAGGCCTGGAGGGTAGGCGACTGTGACGGCGGAGGGGACGAATGGGCCGAGGAGGTTGAGCTCACAAAGCAGGCTGTGGAGGCCGTAAACCAGCTCAGACCCAGGCCGAGGTTCATGGTGCTGTGTGGGGACCTGGTCCACGCCATGCCAG ACACGCCATTCAGAGAAGGTCAGGAGAGAGACCTTAAGGCAGCCTTGAAGGGAACAGATCCCTCCATCCCGCTGGTGTTTGTCAGTGGGAACCATGACCTGGGCAACACACCCACCCCCAGTACAGTGGAGCAGTACTGCAGCGCATGGGGAGATGACTACTTCAGCTTCTGG GTGGGTGGAGTCCTCTGTCTGGTTCTGAACTCCCAGTTGTTCTACGACGCCTCGGCCTGCCCTAAGCTGAAGGAGGCCCAGGAGACGTggctggaggagcagctgagcagagcctcctcctcctcctcttcaacg gAACCCAAACCCAAACACATCCTGGTGTTCCAGCACATTCCTCTGTACCTGAAGAGCCCTGATGAGGAGGACGACTACTTCAACCTGCAGAGGGCAGTCAGACAAAACCTGCTGGACAGGTTCAGGAAGGCAG GGGTGAAGGCGGTTTTCTCCGGCCATTACCACCGAAACGCCGGCACTCGCCACGGCGGCCTGGACATGGTGGTGAGCTCGGCCATCGGATGCCAGCTGGGCAACGACACGCACGGCgtcagggtggtggtggtgaccGCCGACGACGTCATCCACCGCTACCACAGCCTGGAGCAGCTGAGAGCACGAGGCATGGACGAAGACCTCAGGAAGCTCCTGCAGGCCTGA